From the genome of Papaver somniferum cultivar HN1 chromosome 2, ASM357369v1, whole genome shotgun sequence, one region includes:
- the LOC113354425 gene encoding transcription factor MYB30-like has protein sequence MGRPPCCDKVLGIKKGPWTPEEDLILASYIKEKGPVNWRSVPTNTGLLRCSKSCRLRWSNYLRPGIKRGNFTELEEKKIITLQSLWGNKWAAIASNLPQRTDNDIKNYWNTHLKKKLNKFHSVLRPHHLESSSKSFEFLNEDYRSSYDRTRNLDSSITSWSSSTTTTYASSTGNISRLLEGWMKTSPNKLKDSSTLKLKTTQEEKEVPPDGSDNSNNDNHKTSNSNLDDDDNLLIKKVEVQETCNRDDYLISNEEDYLESLLTFETISTMACSEQKSSSDSTTIHGSTSEPPKEPQTTTTPMEDRVDSTTESNRQGWIEDDQNQPPFSLLEKWLLDEATGQVLEEDQMEISPIF, from the exons ATGGGTAGACCTCCTTGTTGTGATAAAGTACTTGGTATCAAAAAAGGACCTTGGACTCCGGAAGAAGATCTGATTTTAGCATCTTATATCAAAGAAAAGGGACCTGTGAATTGGAGATCAGTACCAACCAATACGG GTTTGCTAAGATGTAGCAAAAGTTGCAGGTTGAGATGGAGTAATTACTTAAGACCAGGCATCAAGAGAGGAAACTTCACTGAActtgaagaaaagaaaatcattacTCTTCAAAGTTTATGGGGCAACAA ATGGGCAGCAATAGCTTCAAATCTCCCGCAAAGAACAGACAATGATATAAAGAATTATTGGAATACACATCTAAAGAAAAAGCTCAACAAATTTCATTCGGTATTACGCCCTCACCATTTGGAATCATCATCAAAgagctttgagtttcttaacgaAGATTATAGGAGTAGTTATGATAGAACAAGAAACCTAGA TAGTAGTATTACCTCATGGTCCTCATCTACTACCACTACTTATGCTTCAAGCACAGGAAACATTTCAAGACTCTTGGAAGGTTGGATGAAGACTTCTCCTAATAAGCTGAAAGATAGTAGTACCCTCAAACTAAAGACTACCCAAGAAGAAAAGGAAGTACCACCCGATGGCAGCGATAACTCCAATAACGACAACCACAAAACTAGCAACAgtaaccttgatgatgatgacaATCTACTTATTAAGAAAGTTGAAGTTCAAGAAACCTGTAATCGCGATGATTATCTTATATCAAATGAGGAAGATTACTTGGAGTCACTTTTAACATTTGAGACTATAAGTACTATGGCTTGTTCGGAGCAGAAATCTTCTTCAGACTCAACTACAATTCATGGGTCGACTTCAGAACCTCCAAAGGAACCTCAAACAACTACCACCCCTATGGAAGATAGGGTTGATTCGACTACGGAGAGTAATCGCCAAGGGTGGATTGAAGATGATCAAAACCAACCTCCATTTTCTTTACTAGAGAAGTGGCTCCTGGATGAAGCAACTGGACAAGTTCTTGAGGAAGATCAAATGGAGATCTCTCCAATATTTTGA
- the LOC113352632 gene encoding trichohyalin-like has translation MVRQNFVEGQAVTVRRSKRIAGRRRSEIAESSRMGERNNQEHQVHHPIQRELEPQENQVRHPIQRAPVQDNAIDYDRVSVHTLQTDSTEENEQRTGQGGLVEGTNEDMTIEEFRQRLVAERRRENEERANLMHQNKELREQNIRLQEQKSRKNIREDDDLQYRRDEYRIEKPPIDDRYVLHDENQQGERYQGEQNDPEQGRMILKGRQMLRDQREREAEVERNMAVQNHAHDERERRRRIRQEIEEQELQDVVRENNHDNRLRRREFNLILPN, from the exons ATGGTAAGACAaaattttgtagaaggacagGCTGTAACGGTTAGAAGGAGTAAGAGAATAGCTGGAAGGAGAAGGAGTGAAATTGCAGAGTCATCCAGGATGGGTGAAAGAAATAATCAAGAACATCAAGTCCATCATCCGATTCAACGAGAGCTTGAACCTCAAGAAAATCAAGTTCGTCATCCGATTCAACGAGCGCCTGTACAAGATAACGCTATTGATTACGATAGAGTGAGTGTTCATACTTTGCAAACAGATTCAACAGAAGAGAATGAACAAAGAACTGGACAGGGGGGACTCGTAGAAGGAACTAATGAAGATATGACAATCGAAGAGTTTCGACAGAGGTTGGTTGCAGAAAGAAGGCGAGAGAACgaagagcgtgcgaatttgatGCATCAGAATAAGGAGTTAAGAGAACAAAATATAAGATTACAGGAGCAGAAATCGAGAA AGAATATtcgagaagatgatgatttaCAATATCGACGCGATGAATATCGCATAGAGAAACCCCCAATAGATGATCGATATGTGTTGCATGATGAAAATCAACAAGGAGAGcgatatcaaggtgaacagaatgATCCAGAGCAAGGAAGAATGATACTAAAAGGTAGGCAAATGTTAAGAGACCAACGCGAACGCGAAGCTGAGGTCGAAAGGAATATGGCTGTACAAAATCACGCACATGATGAGCGAGAAAGACGCAGGAGAATAAGGCAagaaattgaagaacaagaatTGCAGGATGTTGTGCGCGAAAACAACCATGACAATCGATTGAGAAGACGCGAGTTTAACCTCATACTTCCAAATTAG
- the LOC113352633 gene encoding uncharacterized protein LOC113352633 has product MQEVIRQNRHDNRVTQARLKRPMQQDQVVNEQILREFVEMREMMTTRREGGRIQLDEEIEEAGKTPFARQIQMAGIPPKCNLPAFTNIFDGTTCAIQHIKAYVRTLLQWEDHDAFLYKYFPASLSREALKWFEGLPTGTIRSFNHLQSIFLGEYINNNVLRPGIEQAFGLQRRTNEDLRSLTTRWRTMCSEMAGRVDERNLILALINALFATDFLYTQIFRIKETISMTELREYREEYIALEQKQKEIESYPVTNTSTKAGNASLLPKITNTVESTSQGRYKKEINEDQQKMVATDQGKLDHFLVQQQQNLPPPPPEGRTQGTKTRRNIYLIEVGAKAKNLYCNSIIHSFKNIEDFHDNVLSRVYARDSDGREILNLAKVSPLKDWQKQLISFNVEEMHGGGEPHESLLVVKLEINPRVKTDEDEEEDTDTWAINRILIDPGSSVNILFYHTYKTMGGRDDELILSTYKIYGLMAQLINRRGR; this is encoded by the exons atgcAGGAGGTTATACGTCAAAATAGGCATGACAATAGAGTAACGCAAGCAAGACTAAAAAGGCCAATGCAACAAGACCAGGTGGTGAATGAACAAATCTTAAGAGAATTTGTGGAAATGAGAGAAATGATGACAACAAGAAGAGAGGGCGGTAGGATACAGTTGGATGAGGAAATTGAAGAAGCAGGGAAAACACCATTTGCAAGACAAATACAGATGGCGGGAATACCACCTAAATGCAATTTACCAGCATTcaccaacatctttgatggaacaacctGTGCGATACAacacataaaagcatatgtgcgAACTTTATTGCAATGGGAAGATCATGATGCGTTTCTTTACAAGTATTTTCCGGCAAGCTTGTCAAGAGAAGCTTTGaagtggtttgaaggtctacctaCTGGAACAATCAGATCATTCAATCATTTACAGTCAATATTCCTAGGAGAATACATCAACAATAATGTATTACGACCAGGCATAGAACAAGCATTTGGTTtgcaaagaagaacaaatgaagatCTGCGAAGTTTAACcacaagatggagaactatgtgcagTGAAATGGCTGGACGAGTGGATGAAAGAAACCTCATATTAGCGTTAATCAATGCACTCTTCGCAACAGATTTCTTATACACACAAATTTTCAGAATTAAAGAAACCATATCAATGACAGAGTTACGCGAGTATCGAGAAGAATACATCGCGCTTGAGCAAAAGCAGAAAGAAATTGAATCTTATCCTGTGACCAATACAAGCACAAAAGCTGGGAATGCGAGTTTACTTCCTAAAATAACGAACACAGTCGAAAGTACATCTCAAGGAAGATACAAAAAAGAGATAAATGAAGATCAACAGAAAATGGTAGCAACGG atcaaggaaagttAGATCACTTTCTGGTACAACAACAGCAgaatctaccaccaccacctccagaaGGTCGCACACAAGGCACAAAGACAAGAAGAAATATATATTTGATAGAGGTGGGTGCGAAGGCGAAGAATTTATACTGTAATTCGATAATACATTCGTTTAAGAACATAGAAGACTTTCATGATAATGTCTTGAGCAGAGTTTACGCAAGGGATAGTGATGGAAGAGAGATATTGAATCTTGCGAAAGTATCTCCCTTAAAAGATTGGCAAAAGCAACTTATTTCCTTCAACGTCGAGGAAATGCATGGAGGTGGAGAACCACACGAAAGTTTATTAGTGGTAAAGTTAGAAATCAATCCAAGAGTGAaaactgatgaagatgaagaggaagacaCAGATACATGGGCTATCAACAGAATACTAATAGATCCTGGAAGTTCGGTGAATATCTTATTTTACCACACATACAAAACCATGGGTGGTCGAGATGACGAGCTTATTCTATCTacttataagatatatggtttaatGGCACAACTAATAAACCGAAGGGGGAGATAA